In Janibacter alkaliphilus, the following proteins share a genomic window:
- a CDS encoding GatB/YqeY domain-containing protein — protein sequence MSSETLKQTIQDDLRTAMRARDQVRTSTLRMVLTAISTAEVAGTEAKELTDAETLTVLTKESKKRKESATAYRDAGRDELAATEEAELAVLETYLPQQLEDGEVDAIVDRAIAETGADSMAQMGQVMKRVQAQVAGRADGGAVAAKVRARLS from the coding sequence ATGAGCTCCGAGACGCTGAAGCAGACCATCCAGGACGACCTGCGCACCGCCATGCGGGCCCGCGACCAGGTGCGCACCTCGACCCTGCGGATGGTGCTCACCGCGATCTCGACGGCCGAGGTCGCCGGCACCGAGGCCAAGGAGCTCACCGACGCCGAGACTCTCACCGTCCTGACGAAGGAGAGCAAGAAGCGCAAGGAGTCGGCCACCGCCTACCGCGACGCCGGCCGGGACGAGCTGGCGGCGACCGAGGAGGCCGAGCTGGCGGTCCTCGAGACCTACCTGCCGCAGCAGCTGGAGGACGGCGAGGTGGACGCGATCGTCGACCGGGCGATCGCCGAGACCGGGGCCGACTCGATGGCCCAGATGGGTCAGGTCATGAAGCGGGTCCAGGCCCAGGTGGCCGGGCGGGCCGACGGCGGCGCCGTGGCCGCGAAGGTGCGTGCCCGCCTCTCCTGA
- a CDS encoding metallophosphoesterase, whose translation MSSHPLVRTLGGAAALGGATLAWGTLVEPRLFTLRRYALPALPAGADPLRVLQVSDIHMVPGQDRKVAWIRDLAALRPDLVVNTGDNLSHLEAVPHALEALAPLLERPGVFVMGSNDYYAPRPKNPALYLTSRYAEAPPHRVELPTAELAAGLSAHGWQHLPNARTRMRVRDVEVDVVGVDDPHIGRDDYAAASAAAPAGGDLTLGVAHAPYQRVLDAMTADGAGLVLAGHTHGGQLCVPGYGALVTNCDLDRRRAKGVSRWWPGAGGQPSSAAPDEAAWLHVSAGLGASRFAPVRFACRPEATLLTLLPRS comes from the coding sequence GTGAGCAGCCATCCCCTCGTGCGCACCCTCGGCGGCGCGGCCGCGCTCGGCGGCGCCACGCTGGCCTGGGGGACCCTGGTCGAGCCGCGCCTCTTCACGCTGCGGCGGTACGCGCTGCCGGCGCTCCCCGCGGGCGCCGACCCGCTGCGGGTGCTGCAGGTCAGCGACATCCACATGGTGCCGGGCCAGGACCGCAAGGTCGCCTGGATCCGGGACCTGGCCGCGCTGCGGCCGGACCTCGTCGTCAACACCGGGGACAACCTCAGCCACCTGGAGGCGGTGCCGCACGCCCTGGAGGCGCTGGCGCCGCTGCTGGAGCGGCCTGGGGTCTTCGTCATGGGGTCCAACGACTACTACGCCCCGCGGCCGAAGAACCCTGCCCTCTACCTCACGTCGCGCTACGCCGAGGCGCCGCCGCACCGGGTCGAGCTGCCGACGGCGGAGCTGGCCGCGGGGCTGTCCGCCCACGGGTGGCAGCACCTGCCCAACGCGCGCACCCGGATGCGCGTCCGCGACGTCGAGGTGGACGTCGTCGGGGTGGACGACCCGCACATCGGCCGGGACGACTACGCCGCGGCCTCTGCGGCCGCGCCGGCCGGCGGCGACCTCACCCTCGGTGTCGCGCACGCCCCCTACCAGCGGGTGCTGGACGCGATGACCGCCGACGGCGCGGGGCTGGTGCTCGCCGGCCACACCCACGGCGGGCAGCTGTGCGTGCCCGGCTACGGCGCGCTGGTCACCAACTGCGACCTCGACCGCCGACGGGCGAAGGGGGTGTCCCGCTGGTGGCCGGGAGCGGGCGGGCAGCCCTCCTCGGCGGCCCCCGACGAGGCGGCCTGGCTGCACGTCTCCGCCGGGCTGGGCGCCTCCCGCTTCGCCCCGGTCCGCTTCGCCTGCCGGCCCGAGGCCACCCTGCTCACCCTGCTCCCCCGCAGCTGA
- a CDS encoding class I SAM-dependent methyltransferase, which translates to MPETSTTLPPLRESSDPLERALVRAAWHEIHVMENVREAPAQKLYQKRWEAVRDQAHELFTPHEGSQDMLSPHMRRLYESPANVTRFRRTVQYLEPGDRVLEIGIGKGYLATTILTEGQLDGYLGLDLVQSNADATKKMLAANGVGANADARVGDLYDLTRADAEAIDASFVICCEVLEHVPDPEQGLKVLADALPDGAELLFSTPLLGRLEGVWGHTAMFGVERIRRMLRGAGLVAHHVEALHNTWVSVLASKSEEPSSRTRALVSHDLDIMDGIDVPAERPQAVRNAAPAQLERTRSVWARRMDQTLHGGDGQPLPAADARTSQTGSAQPNAGPLRITATPTAGAEGAPYIGVAFPTPTDTPPRGVRLELQAPDLDQFQRLYVELRKDREVIARWTWVPSERRPKAQNPTFMLTDGTKGGFFRRSPSYKGDFADADTVEVFARVQDGSDAELTISRFGWVV; encoded by the coding sequence ATGCCTGAGACCAGCACCACGCTCCCTCCGCTTCGTGAGTCCAGCGACCCGCTCGAGCGAGCCCTCGTGCGCGCCGCCTGGCACGAGATCCACGTGATGGAGAACGTCCGCGAGGCCCCGGCGCAGAAGCTGTACCAGAAGCGCTGGGAGGCCGTCCGGGACCAGGCGCACGAGCTCTTCACCCCGCACGAGGGCAGCCAGGACATGCTCTCCCCGCACATGCGCCGGCTCTACGAGTCGCCGGCGAACGTCACCCGCTTCCGCCGCACGGTGCAGTACCTCGAGCCCGGCGACCGGGTGCTGGAGATCGGCATCGGCAAGGGCTACCTGGCCACGACGATCCTCACCGAGGGCCAGCTGGACGGCTACCTGGGCCTCGACCTCGTCCAGTCCAACGCCGACGCGACGAAGAAGATGCTCGCGGCCAACGGGGTCGGCGCCAACGCCGACGCCCGGGTGGGCGACCTATACGACCTCACCCGCGCCGACGCCGAGGCGATCGACGCCTCCTTCGTCATCTGCTGCGAGGTGCTCGAGCACGTGCCCGACCCCGAGCAGGGGCTCAAGGTGCTCGCCGACGCGCTCCCCGACGGCGCCGAGCTGCTCTTCTCCACCCCGCTGCTGGGCCGCCTCGAAGGCGTCTGGGGGCACACCGCGATGTTCGGCGTGGAGCGCATCCGACGGATGCTGCGCGGCGCCGGGCTGGTGGCCCACCACGTCGAGGCGCTGCACAACACCTGGGTGAGCGTGCTGGCCTCCAAGAGCGAGGAGCCGAGCAGCCGGACCCGGGCGCTGGTCAGCCACGACCTCGACATCATGGACGGCATCGACGTCCCGGCCGAGCGCCCGCAGGCCGTGCGCAACGCCGCCCCCGCCCAGCTCGAGCGGACCCGCTCGGTGTGGGCCCGTCGGATGGACCAGACCCTGCACGGCGGCGACGGCCAGCCGCTGCCGGCCGCGGACGCCCGGACCTCGCAGACCGGGTCCGCGCAGCCGAACGCCGGGCCGCTGCGGATCACCGCCACCCCGACCGCGGGCGCCGAGGGCGCCCCCTACATCGGGGTCGCCTTCCCCACCCCCACGGACACCCCGCCGCGAGGGGTGCGCCTGGAGCTGCAGGCTCCCGACCTCGACCAGTTCCAGCGGCTCTACGTCGAGCTGCGCAAGGACCGCGAGGTCATCGCCCGGTGGACCTGGGTCCCGTCCGAGCGGCGCCCGAAGGCGCAGAACCCCACCTTCATGCTCACCGACGGCACCAAGGGCGGCTTCTTCCGTCGCTCGCCGAGCTACAAGGGTGACTTCGCCGACGCCGACACCGTCGAGGTCTTCGCCCGGGTGCAGGACGGCTCGGACGCCGAGCTGACGATCAGCCGTTTCGGCTGGGTGGTCTGA
- a CDS encoding pyrophosphate--fructose-6-phosphate 1-phosphotransferase, with protein MSLGTVAMLTAGGLAPCLSSAVGGLIEQYTARDPGVRIIGYQDGYAGLLRGRSTEVSDEVRAGAGRLHELGGSPLGSSRVKLTNSADLERRGLIGPGEDPLQVAAEQLRRDGVDVLHTIGGDDTSTTAADLARYLAEHGHDLRVVGLPKTIDNDIVPVARSLGAATAAAEGARFARNVVAEHSANPRMLIVHEIMGRRSGWLTAATTARYREELATRAFLPGIGADPRRWDVHAVYVPEQRFDLDAEADRLRAVMDELGCATIFLSEGAGVDEIVAAMEADGETVPRDPFGHVQIDKINPGAWLAGRFVDRVGAEKVMVQKSGYFVRSAAPQAEDRALIDACVDLAVRTALEGGAGLVGHDEERGGELRAIELERVTGGRRFDPEAGWFADLQQEIGQA; from the coding sequence GTGAGCCTCGGCACGGTCGCGATGCTCACCGCGGGTGGGCTCGCGCCGTGCCTGTCCTCGGCCGTCGGCGGGCTCATCGAGCAGTACACCGCCCGCGACCCGGGCGTGCGCATCATCGGCTACCAGGACGGCTACGCAGGGCTGCTGCGCGGGCGCAGCACCGAGGTCAGCGACGAGGTGCGCGCCGGGGCAGGCCGCCTGCACGAGCTCGGCGGCAGCCCGCTGGGCAGCTCCCGGGTGAAGCTGACCAACTCCGCCGACCTGGAGCGGCGCGGGCTGATCGGCCCGGGGGAGGACCCCCTGCAGGTGGCCGCCGAGCAGCTGCGGCGCGACGGTGTCGACGTGCTGCACACCATCGGCGGGGACGACACCAGCACGACCGCGGCCGACCTGGCCCGCTACCTCGCCGAGCACGGCCACGACCTGCGGGTGGTCGGCCTGCCCAAGACCATCGACAACGACATCGTGCCGGTGGCCCGCTCGTTGGGCGCGGCCACGGCCGCCGCCGAGGGGGCCCGCTTCGCCCGGAACGTCGTCGCCGAGCACAGCGCCAACCCGCGGATGCTCATCGTCCACGAGATCATGGGCCGCCGCAGCGGCTGGCTGACCGCGGCCACCACCGCCCGCTACCGCGAGGAGCTGGCGACCCGGGCGTTCCTGCCGGGGATCGGCGCCGACCCCCGCCGGTGGGACGTGCACGCCGTCTACGTCCCCGAGCAGCGGTTCGACCTGGACGCCGAGGCCGACCGGCTGCGCGCGGTGATGGACGAGCTCGGGTGCGCCACGATCTTCCTCTCCGAGGGCGCGGGCGTCGACGAGATCGTCGCCGCCATGGAGGCCGACGGGGAGACGGTGCCCCGGGACCCCTTCGGGCACGTCCAGATCGACAAGATCAACCCCGGCGCGTGGCTGGCCGGGCGGTTCGTCGACCGGGTCGGCGCGGAGAAGGTCATGGTGCAGAAGTCCGGGTACTTCGTGCGCTCCGCGGCGCCGCAGGCCGAGGACCGGGCCCTCATCGACGCGTGCGTCGACCTGGCCGTGCGGACCGCTCTCGAGGGCGGCGCCGGGCTGGTGGGCCACGACGAGGAGCGCGGCGGCGAGCTGCGGGCGATCGAGCTGGAGCGGGTCACCGGAGGGCGCCGCTTCGACCCCGAGGCCGGCTGGTTCGCCGATCTGCAGCAGGAGATCGGTCAGGCCTGA
- a CDS encoding LytR C-terminal domain-containing protein, whose protein sequence is MNDSPTPGVGPEEQGEGEVSYRVLDFADLEGVAAQHYRRKRRRRLLAFVTLPGLLLGTATIAAAYGTGLIGQTEPVATCTTSSMPAPERDSFEVEVLNSNDTNGLAGEVSSSLEDRDFIISSVGNADSSVYVKDVAIIYHGPEGEDSALLLQKQVPGAKLWNDNREGDDVRLVLGYGYDKLSYEEPKPPPAPSEIRVNVYNTTFQEGLAQDVADELDEREFKIRAVGNDPQASYLEDEVAIIRYGPEADGAAKRLAQQIDGATLKKVERDEVSVDLVIGNDFQGLKAETEVPQVEPFERPDETIEKPCES, encoded by the coding sequence ATGAACGACTCGCCGACCCCAGGGGTCGGTCCGGAGGAGCAGGGGGAGGGCGAGGTCTCGTACCGCGTCCTCGATTTCGCCGACCTCGAAGGGGTGGCCGCGCAGCACTACCGACGCAAGCGGCGTCGGCGGCTGCTCGCCTTCGTCACGCTGCCCGGGCTGCTGCTGGGCACCGCCACCATCGCCGCCGCCTACGGCACCGGCCTCATCGGCCAGACCGAGCCGGTCGCCACCTGCACCACGAGCTCGATGCCGGCCCCGGAGCGGGACTCCTTCGAGGTGGAGGTGCTCAACAGCAACGACACCAACGGTCTCGCCGGGGAGGTCTCCAGCAGCCTGGAGGACCGCGACTTCATCATCTCCTCGGTCGGCAACGCCGACTCCTCGGTCTACGTCAAGGACGTGGCGATCATCTACCACGGCCCTGAGGGCGAGGACAGCGCGCTGCTGCTGCAGAAGCAGGTCCCGGGTGCCAAGCTGTGGAACGACAACCGCGAGGGCGACGACGTGCGCCTGGTGCTCGGCTACGGCTACGACAAGCTCAGCTACGAGGAGCCCAAGCCGCCGCCGGCGCCGAGCGAGATCCGGGTCAACGTCTACAACACCACCTTCCAGGAGGGGCTGGCCCAGGACGTCGCCGACGAGCTGGACGAGCGGGAGTTCAAGATCCGGGCGGTCGGCAACGACCCGCAGGCCAGCTACCTCGAGGACGAGGTCGCCATCATCCGCTACGGTCCCGAGGCCGACGGCGCGGCCAAGCGGCTGGCTCAGCAGATCGACGGGGCCACCCTGAAGAAGGTGGAGCGGGACGAGGTCAGCGTCGACCTGGTCATCGGCAACGACTTCCAGGGGCTCAAGGCAGAGACCGAGGTGCCGCAGGTCGAGCCCTTCGAGCGTCCGGACGAGACCATCGAGAAGCCCTGCGAGTCCTGA
- a CDS encoding Asd/ArgC dimerization domain-containing protein produces MGATGRLAEAVAARLALSTDRWGEIRLISPRMTTRTLPVRGREQAVEMLTEDSFAGVDVAMLNLPAEQTPEVVAAAVAAGATVVDTSPVHRLDPDVPLVVPGINGERAHHRPKGVVALPGAVTWALIDTAHVLHQGWELQHLVVTGMIAADAVSDEGVERLRAELRLAADQPRIGYGAGDVRTALSDLPEDSPFPAPLAMNVIPWVGEPAEDGWTTAEAGLGQEVAKILELPELSLIATLVQVPVVSGHSLSLHARCARPVNVERVRQAVVAAPALIALDDSSGEVPTPVDVVGIDPRFVGRIRQPAGQRHLVELFLSAGTLRRTAGAMLDVAETIAFPAS; encoded by the coding sequence GTGGGGGCGACCGGACGGCTGGCCGAGGCGGTCGCGGCCCGGCTGGCGCTGAGCACCGACCGGTGGGGCGAGATCCGGCTGATCTCGCCGCGGATGACCACCCGCACCCTCCCGGTGCGCGGGCGCGAGCAGGCCGTCGAGATGCTCACCGAGGACTCCTTCGCCGGGGTCGACGTGGCGATGCTCAACCTCCCGGCCGAGCAGACCCCGGAGGTGGTCGCCGCCGCGGTCGCCGCCGGGGCCACCGTGGTCGACACCAGCCCGGTGCACCGCCTCGACCCGGACGTGCCCCTGGTGGTCCCGGGGATCAACGGCGAGCGGGCGCACCACCGCCCGAAGGGGGTCGTCGCCCTGCCGGGCGCGGTCACCTGGGCCCTCATCGACACCGCGCACGTGCTGCACCAGGGCTGGGAGCTGCAGCACCTCGTGGTCACCGGCATGATCGCTGCGGACGCCGTCTCCGACGAGGGTGTCGAGCGGCTGCGCGCCGAGCTGCGGCTCGCCGCCGACCAGCCGCGGATCGGCTACGGCGCCGGCGACGTGCGGACGGCGCTCTCCGACCTGCCGGAGGACTCGCCCTTCCCCGCGCCGCTGGCGATGAACGTCATCCCCTGGGTCGGCGAGCCCGCCGAGGACGGCTGGACCACCGCCGAGGCCGGCCTCGGCCAGGAGGTCGCCAAGATCCTCGAGCTGCCCGAGCTCTCGCTGATCGCCACCCTCGTGCAGGTGCCGGTGGTCTCGGGGCACTCGCTGTCGCTGCACGCCCGCTGCGCCCGACCGGTCAACGTCGAACGGGTCCGCCAGGCGGTCGTCGCGGCTCCGGCGCTCATCGCCCTCGACGACTCCTCCGGCGAGGTGCCCACCCCGGTGGACGTCGTCGGCATCGACCCCCGGTTCGTCGGCCGGATCCGCCAGCCGGCCGGGCAGCGGCACCTCGTCGAGCTCTTCCTCAGCGCGGGCACCCTGCGCCGGACCGCCGGAGCGATGCTCGACGTCGCCGAGACCATCGCCTTCCCCGCGTCCTGA
- a CDS encoding aspartate kinase: MPLVVQKYGGSSLADAESIKRVARRIIETRKAGNDVCVVVSAMGDTTDELLDLAQEVSPLPPPREMDMLLTAGERMSMALVAMAIANLGHSVRSFTGSQAGVITDASHGRAKIIDVTPGRITEALGEGHVVIVAGFQGVSQTTKEITTLGRGGSDTTAVALAAALHADVCEIYTDVDGIFTADPRIVPSAHKVDRISHEEMLEMAASGAKILHLRCVEYARRFDMPIHVRSSFSPKEGTWVLTTTTEGDPVEEPIIAGVAHDRSEAKITVVGVPDEPGRAAQIFRTVADSEANIDMIVQNVSATETGLTDISFTLPKADGQAAVQALQRIRGEVGFDSIQYDDQIGKLSLVGAGMRTNPGVSATFFKALSDTGVNIEMISTSEIRISVVTRSEQLDEAVAAVHTAFGLDSSEGEAVVYGGTGR; encoded by the coding sequence GTGCCCCTCGTCGTCCAGAAGTACGGTGGCTCGTCCCTCGCCGACGCCGAGAGCATCAAGCGGGTGGCGCGGCGCATCATCGAGACCCGCAAGGCGGGCAACGACGTGTGCGTCGTCGTCTCGGCGATGGGGGACACCACCGACGAGCTCCTCGACCTCGCCCAGGAGGTCAGCCCGCTGCCGCCGCCGCGGGAGATGGACATGCTGCTCACCGCGGGCGAGCGGATGTCGATGGCCCTGGTGGCCATGGCGATCGCCAACCTCGGCCACAGCGTGCGCTCCTTCACCGGCTCCCAGGCGGGGGTCATCACCGACGCCTCGCACGGCCGGGCCAAGATCATCGACGTCACCCCGGGCCGGATCACCGAGGCCCTCGGCGAGGGCCACGTGGTCATCGTCGCCGGCTTCCAGGGGGTCAGCCAGACCACCAAGGAGATCACCACCCTCGGCCGGGGCGGCTCGGACACCACCGCGGTGGCGCTGGCTGCCGCGCTGCACGCCGACGTCTGCGAGATCTACACCGACGTCGACGGCATCTTCACCGCCGACCCCCGGATCGTGCCGAGCGCGCACAAGGTCGACCGGATCTCGCACGAGGAGATGCTCGAGATGGCCGCCAGCGGGGCCAAGATCCTGCACCTGCGCTGCGTCGAGTACGCCCGCCGCTTCGACATGCCCATCCACGTGCGCTCCTCCTTCTCCCCGAAGGAGGGCACCTGGGTGCTGACCACCACCACCGAAGGAGACCCCGTGGAAGAGCCGATCATCGCCGGAGTCGCCCACGACCGCAGCGAGGCCAAGATCACCGTCGTCGGCGTGCCCGACGAGCCCGGTCGCGCTGCCCAGATCTTCCGGACGGTCGCCGACTCCGAGGCGAACATCGACATGATCGTGCAGAACGTCTCGGCCACCGAGACCGGGCTGACCGACATCTCCTTCACCCTGCCGAAGGCGGACGGGCAGGCGGCCGTGCAGGCGCTGCAGCGGATCCGTGGCGAGGTGGGCTTCGACTCCATCCAGTACGACGACCAGATCGGCAAGCTCTCCCTCGTCGGTGCCGGGATGCGCACCAACCCGGGGGTCTCGGCCACCTTCTTCAAGGCGCTCTCGGACACCGGGGTGAACATCGAGATGATCTCCACCTCGGAGATCCGCATCTCCGTGGTCACCCGCTCCGAGCAGCTCGACGAGGCGGTGGCCGCGGTGCACACCGCCTTCGGCCTGGACTCCAGCGAGGGCGAGGCGGTCGTCTACGGGGGCACCGGGCGGTGA
- a CDS encoding DUF1345 domain-containing protein produces the protein MSSEDASTGPAEDRSAAGHRTPAAGGGAGSPRRGGGSGWLSEARRSLAATGLAALALVVALLVPAADRLSALDHLVIVLLAYLLVYLVLTLTAFGRADEEDIRRWADRDGRGSLLQRYVLGTAPGPGVSIIISVLALVTSVVWMPGTGTDLGEGARVGLAIAVVSSAWACVVVAFAVCFRPDNILEDEQALDFPGRTGPGWSDHIYFGLSVMTTFGATDVSVTSPQMRKTVTVNAVIAFAFNTVIVAAVVSAST, from the coding sequence ATGAGCAGCGAGGACGCCAGCACCGGACCGGCCGAGGACAGGAGCGCCGCGGGGCACCGGACACCAGCCGCGGGCGGAGGTGCGGGGTCACCACGACGCGGCGGTGGCAGCGGGTGGCTCTCGGAAGCCCGGCGCTCGCTCGCCGCGACCGGGCTGGCCGCGCTGGCCCTGGTCGTCGCTCTGCTCGTCCCGGCCGCCGACCGGCTGAGCGCGCTGGACCACCTCGTGATCGTGCTGCTCGCCTACCTGCTGGTCTACCTCGTGCTGACCCTCACCGCCTTCGGCCGGGCCGACGAGGAGGACATCCGGCGCTGGGCGGACCGTGACGGGCGCGGCAGCCTGCTGCAGCGCTACGTCCTGGGCACCGCGCCCGGGCCCGGGGTCTCGATCATCATCTCGGTGCTCGCGCTGGTCACGTCGGTGGTGTGGATGCCCGGGACCGGGACCGACCTCGGCGAGGGCGCCCGGGTGGGGCTGGCCATCGCCGTGGTGAGCAGCGCCTGGGCCTGCGTCGTGGTGGCCTTCGCGGTCTGCTTCCGCCCCGACAACATCCTCGAGGACGAGCAGGCCCTGGACTTCCCCGGACGCACCGGGCCGGGGTGGTCGGACCACATCTACTTCGGCCTGTCGGTGATGACCACCTTCGGCGCTACCGACGTCTCGGTCACCTCGCCGCAGATGCGCAAGACGGTCACCGTCAACGCGGTGATCGCCTTCGCCTTCAACACCGTCATCGTCGCCGCGGTGGTCTCGGCGAGCACCTGA
- a CDS encoding ABC transporter ATP-binding protein yields the protein MSSPGPPAPAPGTPPSPPTQPQPQPQRGIVVEGVRRTFGGVAAVDQISLVARPREITALIGPNGAGKTTLMLMLATLLQPDSGTVRIDGLDPVTQAAQVRRRIGWMPDGFGTWDALRVHEVLEIVAAAYRIPRPQARARVADLLRLVHLDDLAQRPARVLSRGQKQRLGLARALVNDPSVLVLDEPASGLDPRSRIELRDILRDLAGQGRTVLVSSHILTELQEIADHAVIVARGRSVQSQGLGGAPVTLTYRVTSTDPERLAAELARLGVQPQRVGRALEVLVASEVAATDLLRRLVTAEVPITAFAPAQGALETAYLAVTEDRR from the coding sequence ATGAGCAGCCCCGGCCCTCCCGCCCCCGCGCCGGGGACACCACCGTCGCCGCCGACGCAACCGCAGCCACAGCCACAGCGGGGCATCGTCGTGGAGGGGGTGCGGCGCACCTTCGGCGGGGTGGCCGCGGTGGACCAGATCAGCCTGGTCGCCCGGCCGCGGGAGATCACCGCCCTGATCGGGCCGAACGGTGCCGGCAAGACCACCCTCATGCTCATGCTGGCGACCCTGCTGCAGCCCGACTCGGGCACGGTGCGGATCGACGGCCTGGACCCGGTCACGCAGGCGGCGCAGGTGCGGCGCCGGATCGGCTGGATGCCCGACGGCTTCGGCACCTGGGACGCGCTGCGGGTGCACGAGGTGCTCGAGATCGTCGCGGCGGCCTACCGGATCCCCCGACCCCAGGCACGCGCGCGGGTCGCCGACCTGCTGCGCCTGGTGCACCTCGACGACCTCGCCCAGCGCCCCGCCCGGGTCCTCTCCCGAGGGCAGAAGCAGCGGCTGGGGCTGGCCCGCGCCCTGGTCAACGACCCGAGCGTGCTCGTCCTCGACGAGCCGGCCTCCGGGCTGGACCCGCGCAGCCGGATCGAGCTGCGGGACATCCTGCGCGACCTCGCCGGGCAGGGACGCACGGTGCTGGTCAGCAGCCACATCCTCACCGAGCTCCAGGAGATCGCCGACCACGCCGTGATCGTCGCCCGGGGCCGCAGCGTGCAGAGCCAGGGCCTCGGCGGCGCCCCGGTGACCCTCACCTACCGGGTGACCAGCACCGACCCGGAGCGGCTCGCCGCCGAGCTCGCCCGCCTCGGGGTCCAGCCGCAGCGCGTCGGCCGGGCGCTGGAGGTGCTCGTCGCCTCCGAGGTCGCGGCGACCGACCTGCTGCGGAGGCTGGTCACCGCGGAGGTCCCGATCACCGCGTTCGCCCCCGCCCAGGGTGCCCTCGAGACCGCCTACCTCGCCGTCACGGAGGATCGCCGATGA
- a CDS encoding ABC transporter permease, with protein MTVSGTLTVARLELLQRARGARWYLALGAWVVLIGGITLLTWLGLSDTEVDAGGITFDVVVFFVLGFGMLIMPALTATSVNGDREHGVLATLQTTLLTPLDIVLGKLAASFVISMAFLAAAVPFVLIAFLQGGVDLLGAARVVLVMAAMLLVVCAIGLMFSSLVARPVGSAVLTYLTVAGLTFLTTITFFMSLLLVSGREEVTVYGVEGYPSDGPTPTCSQYQDYQQVVHSERVWWLLALNPFVVVGDAAPAPTSEDEDGMGPSFAPLHLISLGAREAKDGPDAVVDQCWAQGSAEFEDDDAAAGPVWPYGLALYLLAGAGAVTVATRRVTTPVRRLPSGTRIA; from the coding sequence ATGACCGTCTCGGGAACGCTCACCGTCGCCCGGCTGGAGCTGCTGCAGCGGGCCCGGGGGGCGCGCTGGTACCTCGCCCTGGGGGCCTGGGTGGTGCTCATCGGCGGGATCACCCTGCTGACCTGGCTCGGCCTGAGCGACACCGAGGTCGACGCGGGCGGGATCACCTTCGACGTCGTCGTCTTCTTCGTCCTCGGCTTCGGCATGCTCATCATGCCGGCGCTGACCGCCACCTCCGTCAACGGTGACCGCGAGCACGGCGTGCTGGCCACCCTGCAGACGACGCTGCTCACCCCGCTGGACATCGTCCTCGGCAAGCTGGCGGCCTCCTTCGTCATCTCGATGGCGTTCCTGGCGGCGGCGGTCCCTTTCGTGCTCATCGCCTTCCTCCAGGGCGGGGTCGACCTGCTCGGTGCGGCCCGGGTCGTCCTCGTCATGGCGGCCATGCTGCTCGTGGTCTGCGCGATCGGGCTGATGTTCTCCTCGCTGGTCGCCCGCCCGGTGGGCTCGGCGGTGCTGACCTACCTCACCGTCGCCGGGCTGACCTTCCTCACGACGATCACCTTCTTCATGTCGCTGCTCCTGGTCAGCGGGCGCGAGGAGGTCACCGTCTACGGGGTCGAGGGCTACCCCAGCGACGGCCCCACCCCGACCTGCAGCCAGTACCAGGACTACCAGCAGGTGGTGCACAGCGAACGGGTCTGGTGGCTGCTCGCGCTCAACCCCTTCGTCGTCGTCGGTGACGCCGCCCCGGCCCCGACGAGCGAGGACGAGGACGGCATGGGTCCGTCCTTCGCTCCGCTGCACCTCATCTCGCTGGGTGCCCGCGAGGCGAAGGACGGGCCGGACGCGGTGGTCGACCAGTGCTGGGCCCAGGGCAGCGCGGAGTTCGAGGACGACGACGCGGCCGCCGGGCCGGTGTGGCCCTACGGGCTGGCGCTCTACCTGCTGGCCGGTGCGGGTGCGGTGACCGTGGCCACCCGGCGGGTGACCACCCCGGTCCGCCGGCTGCCGTCGGGGACCCGGATCGCCTGA